The following coding sequences lie in one Spirochaetia bacterium 38H-sp genomic window:
- the recN gene encoding DNA repair protein RecN: protein MLEQLSIRNYAIIDELVVDFFPGFTVITGETGAGKSVFIGALSVLVGERVASDVIRSGADFAEVSAVFNVANNNDALLWLSGRDIAFEDGLVIVRRVIKKTGRSSAFISGVSVSASDLAEFTSFLVDIHGQHEHQSLFKPDSQRRYLDSFAGLDDELARYSSLFNDFVSTKNRLDELVARGDNLEKERELLEFSVKEIEGASLVEGEDEELDRELAVLSNMEKIFSDLSDFFYLAGDDGHGVLPGLKRMLRLLDSVAGFDSSIKELYSRLESAFYEVEDVVEQLSSYRDGLSFSPERLEQCSERIAQIQKLKRKYGDSIPEILSYLENAQKRLEEVVSYDDDIMQLEKKVSELRRGVFEMAKQISALRNAAASDSSAKIEDIVKTLGMTKARFKIDVSPRISEKGVPLCNPSGMDTVEFLIAPNAGEDFKPLRKIASGGELSRVMLAIKTLMAKADSISTIIFDEVDTGIGGEVAIAVGKHLSELAKDKQVFCITHIASIASRADRHLFVSKRVESNATYTDISYIKKEEREKEIARMLSGDSENPVSLEHARALLERYQGVKGG, encoded by the coding sequence GATTTTTTTCCTGGCTTCACTGTTATAACGGGTGAAACTGGTGCTGGAAAGTCCGTATTTATAGGTGCTCTCTCTGTTTTGGTGGGAGAGCGTGTCGCTTCTGATGTCATAAGGAGTGGTGCCGATTTTGCAGAGGTTTCTGCTGTCTTTAATGTAGCTAATAATAATGATGCTTTATTATGGCTTTCTGGGCGGGATATAGCGTTTGAGGATGGTCTTGTTATCGTAAGACGTGTTATAAAAAAGACGGGTAGGAGTTCTGCTTTTATATCCGGGGTCAGCGTTTCTGCTTCTGATCTTGCAGAGTTTACGTCTTTTCTTGTGGACATACATGGACAACATGAGCATCAATCTCTATTTAAACCGGATAGTCAGAGAAGATATCTTGATTCTTTTGCAGGGCTAGATGATGAGCTTGCAAGGTATTCTTCTCTTTTTAATGATTTTGTTTCTACCAAAAACAGGCTTGATGAGCTTGTTGCCAGAGGGGATAATTTGGAGAAGGAAAGAGAGCTTCTTGAGTTTTCTGTAAAGGAGATTGAAGGAGCTTCTCTTGTCGAAGGTGAAGATGAAGAGTTGGATCGCGAGCTAGCTGTTTTATCCAATATGGAAAAGATTTTTTCCGATTTGTCCGATTTTTTTTATCTGGCAGGGGATGATGGGCATGGTGTTTTGCCTGGTCTCAAGCGTATGTTACGACTTCTTGATAGTGTTGCAGGGTTTGATTCTTCTATTAAGGAGTTGTATTCCAGATTGGAAAGTGCATTTTATGAGGTTGAGGATGTTGTAGAACAGCTTTCTTCTTACAGGGATGGTCTTTCTTTTTCTCCTGAGAGGCTTGAGCAGTGTTCCGAGCGTATTGCACAGATTCAGAAGCTCAAGCGTAAATATGGAGATTCTATCCCTGAGATTCTTTCGTATCTTGAAAATGCCCAAAAAAGACTTGAGGAAGTTGTTTCTTACGATGATGATATTATGCAGTTGGAGAAGAAGGTTTCCGAGCTAAGACGTGGTGTTTTTGAAATGGCCAAACAAATATCCGCTTTGAGAAATGCGGCTGCTTCTGATTCTTCTGCAAAGATTGAAGATATTGTAAAAACTCTAGGAATGACTAAGGCAAGGTTTAAGATAGATGTTTCTCCTCGCATATCGGAAAAGGGTGTTCCGCTGTGTAACCCCTCCGGTATGGATACTGTTGAATTTCTTATTGCACCTAATGCCGGAGAGGATTTTAAACCTCTTAGGAAAATTGCTTCTGGAGGTGAGCTTTCTAGGGTTATGCTTGCCATAAAAACCCTTATGGCAAAGGCAGATTCCATTTCTACAATTATTTTTGATGAGGTGGATACAGGTATTGGAGGTGAGGTAGCTATAGCTGTTGGTAAGCATCTTTCTGAGCTTGCTAAAGATAAGCAGGTTTTTTGTATTACTCATATTGCTTCCATTGCTTCCAGAGCAGATAGGCATCTTTTTGTTAGCAAGAGAGTTGAATCTAATGCCACTTATACCGATATAAGTTATATAAAAAAAGAGGAAAGGGAAAAGGAAATAGCAAGGATGCTTTCTGGCGATTCGGAAAATCCTGTTTCCTTGGAGCATGCCAGGGCTTTGCTTGAGAGATATCAAGGAGTAAAAGGTGGCTAA
- the cdd gene encoding cytidine deaminase encodes MEKIKLMEKAKEASKKAYAPYSKINVGCAIETMEGEIILGANIENRSYGLTICAERTAIFNYVLGKHKGIKALAIYSANVENTLYPCGACRQVMSEFMKKDTPIICYNAKENKIITETLGSLFPGDVLSEIKPD; translated from the coding sequence ATGGAAAAAATAAAGCTTATGGAAAAGGCTAAAGAAGCCAGCAAAAAAGCATACGCCCCATACTCAAAGATAAATGTAGGTTGTGCAATAGAAACAATGGAAGGAGAAATCATACTGGGAGCCAATATAGAAAACAGATCATACGGACTAACAATATGCGCAGAAAGAACAGCCATATTCAACTATGTACTAGGAAAACATAAAGGAATAAAAGCTCTTGCCATATACAGCGCAAACGTAGAAAATACTCTTTACCCTTGCGGAGCATGCAGACAGGTTATGTCAGAATTTATGAAAAAAGATACACCTATAATATGTTATAATGCAAAAGAAAATAAAATAATAACAGAAACATTGGGAAGTCTTTTTCCAGGCGATGTCCTCTCAGAAATAAAGCCAGATTAA